From the Perca fluviatilis chromosome 11, GENO_Pfluv_1.0, whole genome shotgun sequence genome, the window CGTtaatttttgggggcattttcggcctttattttgataggaaagctgaagacatgaaataaaaaaattgtgcTAAGaaattattctgttttttgaTACGGTACTTAATTAAATTGGCAAttgacaaactccatttctctagagactgaagctggagcatgttgattgacatgttttaattatgtaaagacatgttcaaggagttcagagaGAGCCTGCATCAGGGacatatttagttcaatatgTTATaagtcactatttttggtagcctactgtacttaaatggccagtatgtactttattttctgtattcATAGAAgcacaatgtgctataggtgccaaaaacaatctatgtttggtactgccaatttgttttgttttgtcatgattcatgtgtgcaataaagaaaaaacttcgtgaaaaaaaaaaaatcatggcaaagaatcgtgatatcaattctaagcaaAAAAATTCTTAGAGATACGAGATGCAATTGAAAGCAACGTTAGTTGCCATGGACTATTGATTTGCCTGTTAGTATTCTAAGTATTCACTAGTATTCTAAATGGtaaggctgcacgatatgacttaaaatcaaaatcacgattaattgcacGGTCTACCTTGATGAACGAAAATTAAATCACATCGAAATTATAGTCAATGTGAAAAATATGTTGATAACAGCTTCAGAATTTCGATGTCAATACATtttaatcgtccagccctactAAATGGACACCTGTGGCTGTGATAAAGTTTGAGTTTTGGGgtgtagtagtagtggtagtagtgTAATGGTGTGTTGTTACAGAGTGCAGTGCATGGCAGCGGCCACTAGAGGTCAGCCTGGGACAACAGAAGCTCTGCTGGGTCTTAGACAGCAGAGGGTTGGGACAGCTCAGCTGTCTGGGTCTGGCTTTATAAACTGGTTACGTGTGCAAGCTACACAGTGTgggtctgtccgtgtgtgtctgtgtgtgtgagagagtgtctgtgcgtgcgtgcgtgcgtgtctgtgtgaagAGGGCATCTGGTGGTGAAGGCTGCTGCTCTCAGACCTGTTGAGTCGACAGAACAGATGCTGCTGACTGGATGAGAGTTTCACTTCTCCTGACTCGGTGGAAAAAAACAGCTGAGCAGTTTCTCTTCTACACCACAGAAAGTAAATAATGAAACATGTCTGGGCTCAACGGTCAGCCTGCATATTCAgatttgaagtctctttaaaTTATTGCATTAAGTGGTTTAAAAACAGATTAATTCATTGTTTATTAAGTTTTAACTCAAaaccgattatcaaaatagttggagattaatgtaatagttgacaactaatcgattcatctttgcagctctattgtAGTGTGACCACGTTGTTGGTTTGGTTTGGACATGTGGACATGGACATGTGCGTCGTTGCATGGTCGGTTTGGTTTGTCTTTGACATGCAGGTGCGGCGCCGATGACTCACCATGTCCACCAGAGCCACGTACATGAAGAGGCCGGCCGTGAGGGCGAAGATCCACATGCAGATGTTCTCGGCGTAGTGTCCGATCACGATGCCGATCACCACTCCCAGGTACGCCATCATGGCCGACAGCACGTTGTAGAGGATGGCCTGGCGCACCGTCATACCGGCCTTCAGGAGCACCGCAAAGTCACCTGGGAAACCGAGTCAAGAGTCAACTCCACACAAGGCAAATCAACTTCATCTTATCTGTGTTTTATGCTTTTACataagtgtttttttgtctttgtgaagcactttggtgtAAACTAAAGTgctataaaaatgaaataaactaCAACTGGAAACAATAATTCATTGATTTAAAGATTACAAATTTACCAAAATGCTTTAAATCCATTTGACCGAGTGAAAGATTAGTTTAGCCATGTCATTATTCAATCCTGAATACATGTATACACAAAGTGACATATTAACTGATATAATACAGAGATAATAAAAGGGTTTCAATGTTTAAATAAAGACTTAGATTAGATCATCAGTGAGATAAAAAGGTCTTACCCAACTCGTGCGGCAGCTCGTGACAGAAAACGGCCACAGACGTGCTGAGACCGCTGGACAGCCCCTCAGTGAAGGCAGCGCCTGGACAACGACAGGAAACGCTCAAACTCACCGCCGTCAATGCAACTGTACAGTGATTAGGGCTGGGATAACATTATCTAGTCTCCAATTAAAACGGATCTTTGTTGAATTGATTTGATATCGACTCATGAAATAAAATCTCAAAATGGCTCTTTTAATAAATGCCtttaaaccatggatgtataaaggGAATCAGGTGACAAACAGAGGGCCTTCAAGCCGGCGAGTGAAgttgtcctggagaagttaagtagaaaacacaagactttcacccaggaaacaggtgttcatgtcctgggagTACAAAGTAAGGGGACcagcgttttaacccaaaccacaatctttttttctattcttaGAATAGTCGTTTtagtgtctaaacttaactgtcatcaccttttgtcggctaaacttcACTGCAACCCTCATGGTGCTCTGTATCTGGCTCACAACAACCTTTTTCCTGGCTAAATATACTGTCAGTTTGTCAGAGAGAGGGCTTTTTGTCATTGTACACCATGGTACAGTTCAGGCATGCAAACacgtagagctgggcaatatattgatattatatcgatattgttatatgagactagatatcgtcttagattttggatatcgtaatatcgtgttATGAggcaagtgttgtcttttcctggttttaaaggctgcattacagtaaagtgatgtcattttctgaacttaccagactgttgtaactgttccattatttgcctttacccacttagtcattatatccacattactgatgattattcatcaaatatctcattgtgtaaatattttgtgaaagcaccaatagtcaacactacaatatcgttgcggtattgatataggtatttggtcaaaaatatcgtgatatttgattttctccataatcGCCTAGTCACGAACACGTCAGCGGTAAAAACGCTGAGAAGGATACCCTCTAGAGgtaaacattttttacattttaaaagtcaaATGCATCAATCTGGTGCACTTTGATAGCAAAATGAAGAGGTCGTGTTCTTGTAAGCGACTTTACCTCTTCTTTCCAAACAGCTCTTGACTTCCCGCCCTTGACAGTAACGCCGCCTACTCACCGATGGCCAGGCCGTCGCTGAAGTTGTGCAGCCCGTCCCCCATGATGACCATCCAGGCGAGCGTGGCCACGCCGGCCTGCTGGAAGTGCTCCTCCGAGTAGGAGTGGGAGTGGCTGTGGGGGTGGTGGTTCTGGGAGTGGTGGTGGTGCAGGATGTGGTGGTAGTCGTGGTGATGGTGGTGCATGCTGTCCGTCTGGCCCACCGTGTCGTGGAAGTGGGAGTGGCACTTGTTCTCGCAGTCCTCGGCGGTGTAGGCGGCAGACCCCTGCGGCGAGGGGGCGGCCGACAACTGGGGCGCCAGCATCACCTGCTCCTCCTCCGCCACGCTGCCGCCGTGCAGGTTGATGGAGTGGTCGCCAAAAATACCCGCGCCATTAGTCTCCACGTCTGGAGGAAGACCAAGTGTTAAAACGACACGACTAAGCAGCACATTTATACTTACGGTACGTAAGGaagactaagggccctattttaacgatataAGCGCATGGCGtcaagcgcctggtgcaggtgtgtttagggcgtgtccaaatccacttttgctagtttgacagcTGGataaaaagggtctgtgcaCAGGgtgcctggttctaaagggttgttcttagtgtcttcattaatcaggtgtgttttgggcgtaacatgcaatcaaccaatcagagatcatctcccattccttttaaaagccaggcgcgtttggaccttggagcattgctgttatgatggaggatttgcaccgtaatatttttatttgtaatcttctgcgcgcgtgcgtgcgtgcatgtgtgtgtgtgctgctgtgtgtccctgtgtgtgtaacaagcatagtgtgtgtccctgtgcacgagcctaggagcattttactaatgctctgttaaaataacaatgaaatgctgcgttgaCTTtcgaccaggtttttgttggtcaatggagcgatcacttcccgctgcctcatagatagcaatactcccagaatgcacctgaacacacctccctgtaagaccagcacgcccagaatgcacctgaacacacctccctgtaagaaccgccagaatgcacctgaacacacctccctgtaagaccagcacgcccagaatgcacctgaacacacctccctgtaagaccagatgggcgcaggtgcatttgttatttaaacgacgggggcgctggacgggaaattgacaactgggtcggtcttaaactagcaaactTGCGTCGGACTTTGCGCTGCGCTGTGCCGGATGCGAGATAGGGCCCTTATTCTTATTCTTACGGTACGTGTCCGCAGGGGAGATTTTTCAACTGCAGGGATCGCCCCATTCTGTGTTGCGTCTCACCTTCAGATGGCTTCAGGTCGCCCTCTTCCAGAGCTGGCTGCTTCTCTGGATCTGCTTTGTCGTTCTGATCCCACTGCTTCTGGATCTGTTTGGACGGCAGAAGCACCTCGTTTTGATTCGTCAACCAGTTACAAACCCACCTGACACTTGGGAGCTCCTATTAAAAACGCATCTAAGGCGCTTTCTAAATAACTACCATCTGGCTGCACATGTTTGGAATGTTTTTGGTATCTGTggtctgtttttgtgtctccATTTTAAATAGTTATAAGTTTGTTTTAAATACGAAACCTTGTAATTTGTGCTGCTGGCTGTCTAGACTCTCTAAAGAGATTTTTTAATCTGTactcctggttaaataaaaggGAACATAAATAGCTTTTGGGCTACAGCATTAACCACCACAGCAACAACAGATATTTGGTTACACTCTCTGCTAGCAGACCAAAATTAACATCAGCAAACGGACGTTTTATCCGGGTGAATGTACTTTAAAAactagattttttttgggggggggtaaATTACGTGGCTTTGGATGGGTACATAGACTTGCATACTCGCCAATACAAACACCAGAattttaggcagtatctgaGGCCGTATTTTTCGATTTGAGATACTGGCATTTGTATTGGAACAACTCCATTTGCAGTGTTGATGAGAGTGAAATCGTGTGTATTGGCCTCGTGAGTCCAatccgctccaaaatgtaatgggttcttcaTTTGGCCTATGTTATATTCTTCCACCAAGTTCCACAAAAACAGGCCAGAGGTTTAGCTGTAATCTTGCTGACAAACCAAAACCATGACCTCACATCCTGTACAGGTTACCAAACTGCAAGCTCAACAGGCACAGATTCTCATTTGTGACGCTTTCAATCACATTATTGAATAATAAGagataaggtgtgtgtgtgtgtgtgtgtgtgtgtgtgtgtgtgtgtgtgtgtgtgtgtgtgtgtgtgtgtgtgtgtgtgtgtgtgtgtgtgtgtgtgtgtgtgtgtttattgtctGCAGTGATGTATGTGTGACTAATACTACTAAATAAGACTTGTGGTACTTAACATTATGATTATAGGATTTGCAATGATAGGGTACTTGtgcaatacacacatatatacacacacagttaaatTTTATATGGTATTATGCAATTGGGCGTTGTGCAATACAGAAGTTATTGACCACAGCATGAGTTAACGGGAAATGTGCAATCATGATCAAATTTAAGTGCAATACGAGTGGGGAGGATGTTGTGGGTTCTCTTCTGTTCTTCTGTAATTTTGAGGAAAGGTAGGGTATGATGTGTGGTTATTAGATCTTCATTGAAGCATTGGATGAGATAATGTATGATTATGTTCTATGTAGGTTAACTGTATGTTGTATTGTGTGCGTTTATGTGCGATGTGTCGCCATTTGTTTCACTCGAATGCCCAACACAAATCTCTCCTATAGGAGACAACAAAGGCTTATCTTAGGTTATCTAACCTCCTTGGCAGAGTTAGTAATAATACAAACCGAACCAAAAACATAACAGTACTACTGATTTTGACCACTTTTCTCTCCGTTTCAATGAgtcaaactgaccttttgtttcTTGTCCTTGTACATTTTGCCCAGTGTGAGGAAGTGTTCGATGAGGAACATGATGTAGACCCCGCTCAGAGCCGTCAGACCCTTCCACACCGCGTCCAGGTTCTCCTCCTGCTCATCGTGGAGGTGATGTCCCTCCACGCCCAGCCCCGTTTCATCcttgtggtggtgatggtggccTCCCTGAGACTGGAGCagccacacacacgcatgtCAACAGAAAGAGGCCGATCAGACACTCAAACCATCTGCCATCCGTGTCTAAACCCAAACCCTTTGAGCCACCCTCTCTTCTCCTGTTTGATCAGACTTCATGCTATTTTAACCCTTACCCAGCCGGCCAGATCAGCATTTACACTAACGCTTTCCAGACTGGGGGTGTTTAAAGAACATTTAGAAGGGTTACGGCAAGTACCTGCTATATTGCACATATCCGTaaatgttgttcatacattgttcatattacattgccacatttattctgctcttataaaaggtaactgctaatacactgcacatatttatatttaatttatattacactaaaccaccttctgtaaaccaactgtatactactgtctacactgcactagatttcttgtcctgcctatgcaccacctgtctatacttgaatatcacattgctgcacttttctgctctttttgcacttctggttggactcAAACTTTGTACTTTGAAGAACCAAATGTGCACGAATGTCTGGTCCGATGTATCTCGTTACTTATTCTTTGACCACAAAGTtactaacataaaaaaaaaataaaatcttttttgAAATGTTAAGTCTTTATTTGAAAGACAAAGATATTGTTGCCAcgtaaatataatttgaattcCTCTTAACTAAGATATGGAAAAGTTGAGAGATAAAAACTGGATCGTTTTCTCTTAAAGAGACGGCACTGAATTCATCTGCCATTCCAGGCTAAACCCAAAATCTTTGGGCCGTCCTCCCTTCTCCAGTTTGGTCAGACTTGAGGCGACATCAGGTGGGCCAAATGTTTTCCATGAGTATCTGGTCAGATTTATATTGTTTACTTATTCTTTGACCAGATTGTTTCTGATTtaaaaatcagatttttttcaaatttgagtCTTCTTTATTTGAAAGACAAAGATCTTGTTGCcacttaaatataattttaattcCTCTAAACTAAGATATGGAAAAGTTATGAGAGAAGATTTGATATATCAAAGAAATGTTTGGTCATGCTGCACTGCTACTAAAAATCAAAATTAATGGAAATGTTCCAGGATTTTTGAAAATACAAGTAATACCAGAATTGTAATGTTTGCAGTGTTGCATTATGTTCTTCCGAAAGTACCCAAACCATCCCATGAGCAAATTCTCTGGACACAAACTAAAGCAGAACCTTAACTTTCATGCGTTAAGTGTGTAGATGAGAAAATGTCTCGTTTCCTTTGACCTGACCGATAACGTGAGGAACACGTGCCGCGACAGCTCACGTTAAACGCGCTGTGGTACAGAACAACGGGACGCCCGGCGGCGCTGCGCTGACTCACGTGGGGGATGAGATGAAGGAAGGCGTCGCCGCTCAGCGTGCCGACGGCCAGCGCGACCAAGAAGCTGAGGAGGAACTTGAAGAAAACTCGGTTCATGAGCGGGATGAGGACGACGCCGAGCAGGGAGAGCAGGCTGATGATGGTGATTGAGACGAAGCCTCCCACCCACGCTGCAACACACAAATCAAACACTTCATCTAACAGACTTCTTCACAGATTAAAGTTACTACAAGCAACTGTCATTTTGTATAGATTTTGGTGCCCCCTGTGGACAAACGTGGTATTACTCCCCAACACTTTTGGCCAGTCCAGTCTGGATCAGCGAGGCGAAGCCATGGATGAATAACAAAGCGTTCGAGGCGGAGCTCAGTTCATTATTCATAGTATTAGAGTTGCTCAGTGgagctagcctagaaatctagaccaccctagcagcagcaaatgtaatttgcagccagggacagtctagcaactctccgttggcttgcgagcttgaaaaaccaaactctggtcaggccaatcacatcgtgtatagagtcggtgggcggggcttaacataatgacggcagagttgcgacggttctgcgtgaattccccgctacttgaaaacaaagaagatggctgctgctgctggagaacaggagtctttggaatcggctttggccgcgactctggaagacttggagttcagcttttctttgagaaaagaacaaagaacggctctgaagtcattcttaaaaaaggaagatgtgtttgaagtttaaagttgaatctatcaactagcgttgctctggtttgttgtagcgctatcctattgcgtgcagagggaatttgaaagacaaccgtttatcccgcccatCGAATTAAGCCCAGcaaatggggagttcccagacccaacagctggatgtgggtctggcttgtacAGTGGAGCATGaagccaaaaaacaaaaaaaaataaaaaggtcaaCTTTTGCGTACAAAATGAACTGGATGATCGGTGCCGTGCGGCCCATAGAGCAGGAACACTACAGACCTCCGATGGCAGAGCCGGCTACTTTTTGTTTACTAAATGATTTAACCGTgcggctcttctagactttccaaatattatcggaccgaatggatcaaattctgacaGGGAAACAGGTCATTTTGCGGTTTGAGTTGGGACGCTCCAAAAAATGTATCGATTGAGGGATTGGGCCAGAGGGCTCGCTTACGTCGGTCACGTAGACACATCGGTACTAACCAGTTAAAAACTTCTTGTAGTAACTTTAATGTGAAAAAGCAACAGATATATTGTACTTAAATGTGAAACTGAACAGACTTCTTACCTAttgcaatgtttttgtcactttctccaGCAGGGCTCTCCCTGTGGCCGGGCTCCGAGTTGTTGTGGTCGCCGTGACTGTGTTTATGGtctagaaatgaaaaaagaaatttaaatacATCCAAATTTATTAACATTGAGTGTGTGAGGGCGTCACAAGTGTAAACCGGTATATCCAGATTGTCAAAGTGCACGTCATCACGCCAGGTGTGTCACACTGTGAGTCAGCAAACAGACAAaacctctctctgtctatttATCTCAACTTCACATCTGGGATATTTGACATTTATAATGCTCTAAATATCAAAACCAGGAGACAAGAATTAAAAAGTCCTCAGACAATTACTGGGCAAGATTTGTGGAGAACTTAACAAAACACTGGTACATTTATCAGGTTTGCCCACATACCAAGAAACTTTTCAACTATTTCTTGCTGATCATATTTAACCTCAATTgctttaaggccctgacacaccaaccagacggccgaccttaggcagaaaagccagtcggaccgatcagtctccccgagttggtccaaaaagttcctcagaacacaccgaagagaaaAGACGTCATACGTCTCCATAaaagcaggcggcgctaatctgtattgtcgccccaaaaatttaaaccagcagctgattggccgaacgcgtcacgtgggtctggctgctcccggattttacAACCAGGTATAATGGTGGCttgttcggaatacgatctcatattttatttttaagatagttcaccgaaacttGTTTCTAAAAACATTGCAGTTGCACGGCCTATTTATTTCtcaggtcagtttgaaagattttcgtcagattttgagaggtgttagtcaggctcatcccgctcgtcatttccgggttagcgctccaccaatcagattggtcattaaGTCCGACTGCCCGCTTCAACACGTctaatcggcccaaatgaaggctgACAGCTCCTCCGAAGGACGACGGCACGGaccacaccgaacagactcgagtcaccgacctcgccagattGTCCCACGGCCaattatcggctcggtgtgtcAGCGCCATTACTGACATACTTGGAAAATATATTGTTTGGATTCACTCCAAGTGATAGACATTGATGTTCAGAGTATTATGTGATAGATTTACTCTTTACTTCTACACTATTTCATTTATACAAGTCAAGACAAAATGAAAGAACTCAAGCTTTCTGGAGCTGGCTGCCAATATTAAGTGAAACATATTTTCCACATCTGAAatgtacaaacaaaaaaagctgtTAAATCATAGGACCTCTGTAAGCTTTACAAGatattagggctgtgctcgattaaagaagttcttagtcgactaacactcattcaattttattgactaatcgattagttgattcaatcgacagatctgtaaatctgagtttctccgcaaagagtcatgctaaaagcaccactttaattcttgtgtttaccagagatgagctcgtacgtttcttagaaaataagtcattcagcatgaaaacagcatcagacatgactaatggactaaagagatctatgTTGACTAAAACCAAAACGAACGATTAGATGACTAATCGGCTAAGAGGGAGAAGCCCTACAAAATATCTATTTGATTCTTCTTTGCTTTGGTTATATTTTGGCAACCCATTGACCTTCCTGGCTTGTTCTTGATTTGTAGACTTTGAAAAGATGTACATAAAGTCCCCCCCCCGGCCAACGGGCTCCTACCCGTCTGCGCGTCATCTGCGGCGCCTCCGTGCAGGATGCACGCTCCGCCGTCGATCTGGTTGAGGAGGGCGGGGCAGAGGAAACTGAAGTCGGCGAGGGTCACGTCCACGCCCTGAAACATCCCGTGTGACGACAGGATGGTGGAGGCGTTCAGACACTGCAGGTACAACACAAGGATCAATCAGCGTGGCGTTCACTACAGAGACGCTTGGACCCGTTTGGCTAACTGACGCCATCTTTGTTCAACTGATTGAGTGGTTTAGATAACTGGACCAGGGTTCGACAGAAGAAATGGCCCGATGGCCTGGGGTCAGTACAACATGACGTGGACACAAGTGTGCGCTGCAGTTCATCACAGTGCACATAATGAATAAGGGGGAAACACGAAAGGATATTTGCTTTTTTGGGTCCCATTGGCCTGTACAATTGCAGGGGAAACACGGTTATGGACgcaaagttgaaaaaaaaaatgtcacgtgTTTTtgaggctacaacatttttgtcagtaacagcaaacatctcctcactatctgctagctgcctgtcccctgaacacactgtaaaaaacatctcctcactatctgctagctgtctgtcccctgaacacactgtaaaaaaataaaaaataaacacggtctctgtagacaacccaggctccacaaacgccaacaaaaacaaactgcgccaacctgcaccaccaaacataacaaacggAGTTCCAGCCAGTAACCAACAAGGAGTTGGTTGAGACCAGAGGGCCGCTGGTttaagtccccatacggaccaaagtatggtggtggactggtagctggagaggtgccagttcacctcctgggcaatGCCATGGTGCTCTTGAGCACCCCACGCCCCCCCCCAAAGTGCTCGGGGCACCTTTCCATGGACAGCCCTCCCACTCTGACATCTccccattagtgcatgtagaggtactgagcatgtgtatgtatgtgtgtgtgtgtgtgtaaaattcaggcctgtgtgtaataataacagtgaaaaacattgtaatttccccttgcgggattaataatagaggtgttgaaattaatcaaataatcgatgcatggaatcgtggacatggacgatgctgcatcgataatcggccggctcataatcgattatttctgtttataagttaatgtaggcctaacaacatttctgtttacatatccTGGTATGTTTTGTACATTCAGGAAgagccatgtgctcagtgctgtatagttttatgtatccagttTATTTGGTatcagagcactgcagaatgtttggtttttgaagcttgaaaagctatgaattaaatatcctacgtgGCTTTAAtaggaaaaatgtatttgacgcatcgtgatgcatcgagatatcgcatcaaatcgctgacatgatgatcgtaatcgaatcgggagatcagtgaagattcacacctctaattaataaagtatacattattattacattattattacattatcacCACAGCAGCGTtggcacgtaggctacttccacaatgcacGTTCATGACTGTTTCAGGAAGCATGGAAGGGAGcggggagggaggggcgagctagcctccgttttgatTGAACAAAaattcgaacgtcaacaagaagtgatgtcactcaacatcgcttagagcaccttcaAATGAAAAGCTAATGCCGTACCTCCGCGCTGTCCACGCTTCGCTTGTGGTTGTGACCATGACCGTGTTCGTGATCATGGTCGTGTTCATGGTCATGGTCGTGTTCATGGTCGTGTTCATGGTCGTGGTCGCCCCGGGTGACTGCAACCGCCATTGTCTGGCTTTCGGTGACTGTCAGCCCGGCAGTAGTCTCCTCCGCTGCAGGACTGCGTTGTTCCGGGCTTCCGTTTTGTCCCTTACGCGCTACGTCTGGTTCAACCACCAGCTGGCCGCTGTACACCGCTGTGGTGCCCGTGCCCTcagccgccgccgccgccgcggTCCGCTTACTGTGCGGGATGTGGCGGCTGTCCTGGTCTATAGACACTCTAGACGTTTCTGGAAGCTTTCTGGGCTGAGAGGGTTCAGCGTGCCTCTgggagttgttgttgttgttgtgatggTGGTGATCGTGGTGATCGTGGTTAtggtgatgatggtggtggtgatcGTGGTGGCCTGGTTCTTCGTGATGTTGCACCGTAACAGTCCTGATGCGATCCAGACCCACGTTCTGTAACAGGCGCTTTAAACCGGCCAGAGAGATGGTGCCGTTTTCTCCATATCTGTtcaatttgataaaaaaaaaacataaaaggtTTAAAACGTCAAACAATCAGTTAGTGAAGTTTGTTTCTTGAGCACATTTGACAAAAGAGGGCCCTGATTCTTTACAACATCTGGCTCTGCCCCTGTTTATATGATTTAAAGCTACAAATCACAACTATTTTATAATCTTTTTTCCACAGTTAACAGttaggggcggctgtggctaagtggtagagaggtcgcctgccaatcggaaggttggtggttcgatccctggccctgcagttccatgccgaagtgtcctgtgtaaatgtgtgtgagtgtttatctgatggtggctccttgtacggcagccttggccacagtgt encodes:
- the slc39a6 gene encoding zinc transporter ZIP6 isoform X1 — its product is MQIVTLHFPPFALFGFSNSDFREPLKAAQPHPSFTGPERHERRREVFTHQPERITHSAYIHQMMLMLLLLLAGSWSGGDGSDCGPVTTETNSAARLLSAVVDTQRAEQSQRQHLEALFNRYGENGTISLAGLKRLLQNVGLDRIRTVTVQHHEEPGHHDHHHHHHHNHDHHDHHHHNNNNNSQRHAEPSQPRKLPETSRVSIDQDSRHIPHSKRTAAAAAAEGTGTTAVYSGQLVVEPDVARKGQNGSPEQRSPAAEETTAGLTVTESQTMAVAVTRGDHDHEHDHEHDHDHEHDHDHEHGHGHNHKRSVDSAECLNASTILSSHGMFQGVDVTLADFSFLCPALLNQIDGGACILHGGAADDAQTDHKHSHGDHNNSEPGHRESPAGESDKNIAIAWVGGFVSITIISLLSLLGVVLIPLMNRVFFKFLLSFLVALAVGTLSGDAFLHLIPHSQGGHHHHHKDETGLGVEGHHLHDEQEENLDAVWKGLTALSGVYIMFLIEHFLTLGKMYKDKKQKIQKQWDQNDKADPEKQPALEEGDLKPSEDVETNGAGIFGDHSINLHGGSVAEEEQVMLAPQLSAAPSPQGSAAYTAEDCENKCHSHFHDTVGQTDSMHHHHHDYHHILHHHHSQNHHPHSHSHSYSEEHFQQAGVATLAWMVIMGDGLHNFSDGLAIGAAFTEGLSSGLSTSVAVFCHELPHELGDFAVLLKAGMTVRQAILYNVLSAMMAYLGVVIGIVIGHYAENICMWIFALTAGLFMYVALVDMVPEMLHNDAGDHGFSHCGFFLLQNAGILLGFCIMLLIAIFEHKIQLDLGY
- the slc39a6 gene encoding zinc transporter ZIP6 isoform X2 produces the protein MMLMLLLLLAGSWSGGDGSDCGPVTTETNSAARLLSAVVDTQRAEQSQRQHLEALFNRYGENGTISLAGLKRLLQNVGLDRIRTVTVQHHEEPGHHDHHHHHHHNHDHHDHHHHNNNNNSQRHAEPSQPRKLPETSRVSIDQDSRHIPHSKRTAAAAAAEGTGTTAVYSGQLVVEPDVARKGQNGSPEQRSPAAEETTAGLTVTESQTMAVAVTRGDHDHEHDHEHDHDHEHDHDHEHGHGHNHKRSVDSAECLNASTILSSHGMFQGVDVTLADFSFLCPALLNQIDGGACILHGGAADDAQTDHKHSHGDHNNSEPGHRESPAGESDKNIAIAWVGGFVSITIISLLSLLGVVLIPLMNRVFFKFLLSFLVALAVGTLSGDAFLHLIPHSQGGHHHHHKDETGLGVEGHHLHDEQEENLDAVWKGLTALSGVYIMFLIEHFLTLGKMYKDKKQKIQKQWDQNDKADPEKQPALEEGDLKPSEDVETNGAGIFGDHSINLHGGSVAEEEQVMLAPQLSAAPSPQGSAAYTAEDCENKCHSHFHDTVGQTDSMHHHHHDYHHILHHHHSQNHHPHSHSHSYSEEHFQQAGVATLAWMVIMGDGLHNFSDGLAIGAAFTEGLSSGLSTSVAVFCHELPHELGDFAVLLKAGMTVRQAILYNVLSAMMAYLGVVIGIVIGHYAENICMWIFALTAGLFMYVALVDMVPEMLHNDAGDHGFSHCGFFLLQNAGILLGFCIMLLIAIFEHKIQLDLGY